The following proteins are co-located in the Psilocybe cubensis strain MGC-MH-2018 chromosome 5, whole genome shotgun sequence genome:
- a CDS encoding Mitochondrial pyruvate carrier 2, whose protein sequence is MGGFVLADSNGRVEVITDEHFYDLLDKGSISFPDVSKDQICSLSRGDGLSKLIVVGQTSWFIAQCISRAIMSVGLTGLELVTLAFAFLNGLMYFLWWDKPLDAEYRIRIYPCSRPAPVPLPAWIDPLSPTTQILSHGQPEAGGSAAVNSNLQNTTLTQPRQDATKSSFYVHSGHVSPGAKDHITQDRVSRLREAFLFGWKRLSQMRGSHYTLDSPVTEIPTFYALPHRITAIPACNMAIAVIGVMFGAIHCAGWNLGFPTQEEKVLWRVCAVVVSTLPVLMVFHATLLMIGGIPTFLSGARHKGFLLPLTLRPPSSRTITVSLTMSGPAAASGASKVSAFINHPAGPKTVFFWAPFMKWGLVAAGLKDMNRPADKLSVSQNLALAATGFIWVRWSLVITPVNYNLAAVNFFVGLSGITQLGRIVNYRMNNPEPTNSTPSTPSNS, encoded by the exons ATGGGTGGCTTTGTTCTCGCAGATAGCAATGGGAGAGTGGAAGTCATTACAGATGAACATTTCTACGACTTGCTCGATAAAGGGTCAATATCTTTTCCGGACGTTTCTAAAGATCAGATTTGTTCCCTATCTAGGGGAGATGGTCTCTCAAAGTTGATTGTTGTTGGTCAAACCTCGTGGTTTATAGCTCAGTGCATCTCCCGAGCTATAATGAGTGTCGGTTTGACAGGGCTTGAGCTGGTCACGCTCGCATTTGCCTTTCTCAATGGTTTGATGTATTTCTTGTGGTGGGATAAGCCATTGGACGCCGAATATCGCATCCGAATCTATCCTTGTTCCAGACCAGCTCCAGTTCCACTGCCAGCATGGATAGATCCTCTCTCGCCAACGACACAGATCCTCTCGCATGGTCAACCTGAAGCAGGTGGAAGTGCGGCTG TCAACTCGAATTTACAAAACACAACGCTAACCCAGCCTCGACAGGATGCCACTAAATCTTCTTTCTACGTTCACTCGGGCCATGTGTCTCCTGGAGCAAAAGACCACATTACGCAAGACAGAGTATCTCGTTTACGAGAGGCCTTCCTTTTTGGATGGAAGCGCCTCTCTCAAATGCGTGGTTCCCATTACACACTTGATTCACCAGTGACGGAAATCCCAACCTTTTACGCTCTACCACATCGCATTACCGCTATTCCGGCGTGTAATATGGCAATTGCGGTCATTGGTGTTATGTTTGGTGCAATACATTGCGCGGGATGGAACCTCGGGTTTCCAACACAAGAAGAGAAGGTCCTTTGGAGAGTTTGTGCGGTAGTGGTCTCCACGCTACCTGTTCTAATGGTTTTCCATGCGACGCTCCTCATGATTGGTGGTATCCCAACTTTTCTTTCTGGAGCTCGACACAAAG GCTTCCTTCTTCCCCTCACTCTCAGACCGCCATCCAGTAGAACTATTACCGTGTCCCTCACGATGTCCGgccctgctgctgcttctggTGCTTCAAAGGTGTCTGCATTTATCAATCACCCTGCCG GCCCCAAGACGGTGTTCTTCTGGGCACCCTTCATGAAATGGGGTTTGGTTGCAGCTGGACTGAAAGATATGAATCGACCTGCGGATAAGCTTAGCGTATCCCAGAATCTAG CGCTCGCAGCCACTGGCTTCATATGGGTACGGTGGTCCCTAGTAATCACCCCCGTGAATTATAATCTGGCAGCg GTCAACTTCTTTGTGGGGCTCTCGGGCATCACGCAATTAGGCCGCATTGTTAA TTATCGAATGAACAATCCGGAGCCAACTAACTCCACACCTTCAACGCCTTCAAATTCATGA
- a CDS encoding Endo-1,4-beta-xylanase D, producing the protein MDPANDLPSLSTCTTCTFKEDFSNYWTAVLYFQHPNGTFKRVPQMPGQYLGNANGGMTIYYIQTGKVIAFKKGFRMIVGNPFLRQYDPNSAEANSLNFRCLTENYGNGGVVGTPGSDSHTLPNQPCSGGIRSQIVFPTCWDGINLDTPDHKSHTSYTINGACPSTHPVVLPELFIETIWDTTSFNSMWPSNGKQPFVFSMGDPVGVGQHADYVFGWKGDSLQKAMDSCNDAGGGNCNVLTTQSINAINACVQAPRVAETTDGWLPSLPGCNPIQAGPGTATQAIGCGAVTTAAPGSYPSVTPTPPATTPAGPITTQVPGNTAAHWAQCGGQGYSGPTVCAAPYTCQAQNPYYSQCL; encoded by the exons ATGGACCCCGCAAACGATCTTCCCAGCCTCTCTACGTGCACGACATGTACCTTCAAGGAGGACTTTTCTAACTATTGGACAGCCGTGCTGTATTTCCAACATCCTAACGGGACCTTCAAGAGG GTTCCTCAAATGCCAGGACAATACCTTGGAAATGCAAATGGTGGAATGACAATTTATTACATTCAAACGGGAAAGGTCATCGCATTTAAGAAG GGATTCCGTATGATTGTCGGAAACCCTTTTTTGCGACAATACGATCCTAACTCTGCTGAGGCCAACTCGCTAAACTTTAGGTGCTTGACGGAAAATTACGGGAATGGGGGAGTTGTTGGCACACCAGGAAGCGATTCGCATACCCTTCCTAACCAGCCGTGCAGTGGAGGGATCCGCTCTCAGATTGTCTTCCCCAC ATGTTGGGATGGTATTAACCTCGACACCCCTGACCATAAG AGCCACACGAGCTACACCATCAACGGTGCTTGTCCGTCCACCCATCCTGTTGTTCTCCCCGAGCTCTTTATCGAGACCATATGGGATACAACCTCTTTCAACAGTATGTGGCCATCTAACGGAAAACAACCGTTTGTATTCTCGATGGGCGACCC AGTCGGAGTTGGCCAGCACGCCGACTACGtctttggctggaaaggtgaCTCCCTTCAGAAAGCCATGGACAGCTGCAATGACGCGGGAGGAGGAAATTGTAATGTCCTCACCACCCAATCCATTAACGCCATCAATGCCTGTGTCCAGGCTCCCCGAGTCGCTGAGACCACTGATGGGT GGCTTCCCAGCCTTCCTGGGTGTAACCCCATCCAAGCAGGTCCAGGAACCGCCACACAGGCAATTGGTTGTGGCGCAGTAACGACTGCTGCTCCTGGATCTTATCCCAGCGTGACGCCAACCCCACCAGCGACTACTCCGGCAGGGCCAATCACCACTCAGGTTCCAGGAAACACCGCAGCACATTGGGCGCAATGCG GAGGACAAGGATATAGCGGACCAACTGTGTGTGCCGCTCCATATACATGCCAGGCCCAGAACCCGTACTATTCTCAATGCCTGTAA